ACGCCAGTTACAACAACTACGCCGTCAAGCACTTTCTCTAAACCACCGCGTCGGTAAAGAAGAAGACACGGAATTGATGGATTTGCTAGAAGATGAAGATAACCTGTCTCCAGAAGCAAAAATGAATGAAAACATGATGCGTCAGGAGATTTGGGAAGTCTTGGGTGACGTGTTAACTCCACGCGAAAAAGATGTGATTTCTCTACGCTATGGTTTGACAACCAGTGAACCCTGTACTTTAGAAGAAGTCGGGAATATGTTCAATCTTTCCCGTGAGCGAGTGCGTCAAATTCAAAGCAAAGCCATGCGGAAATTGCGCCGTCCCCACATAGCCAAACGCTTAAAAGGTTGGTTAATCTAGTTACATTATAGTGACAACGCAATGCAAACCGTTTTCTGCAATTGCGGTATCGCTGGCTGAAAATCCAAAAGACCTTGAATTTGCTGTTGACGTGTTCAACGGCAACTCGGCAACACGCTAAATTACGATTAAACTGCTTCTCTTCCTTGGTCAATTTGCTTTTTCTTGGCTTCTTTCTTTTTACTTTTTCCTTATTGTACTAGCTACACAGCCCTCAGCTTTTTGAGTGCGATCGCAGAGATTGGATTAACCAACGGTAAATTTAAAAGTTAAGGGACTCATCATATTTTATATCATGTCCGCCAAATTACTTACGATATGTCATTGCGATCGCAACGAAGTGGAGCGAAGCAATCACCAGGACTCTGCGTTCGCGAAGCGTGTCCGAAGGACTTATGCTTCACTCCGTACCCTTCTCCTTCGGAGACGCTATTCGCGTTCGGGAACGCCAAGAGCAACGCAATGACAAGTGTTTAACCGGACATGATATTACTGCCGGAATATCTGAACCATCAATAAAATCTTTAGACATAGGAGTGAAAAAGAATTTAGAGACGTAGCAGTGCTACGTCTCTACAAGGGTTCTGCATAACGTATATTTAATTTCTGGAGATGTCTTTTACACAATAAAACTTTTGAGCTTAACCCTGTTTTCTGTTCCAATGATGATACTGTTGGCGAATGTAATACATTTTCGTATTATTAAGTATTACGCAAGCTCAAACCTTCAATCTGTAGTTGCGGCTTTGAGTTGTAACACTTTTGTTTATGCGTTTGTAACACTTTCGCCAACAGTATCCAATGATTATCATACCCCTAACCTGACTGCCAGATACTGGTTGTAGCGCCTCATAGCTTCCATGCGAAGCGCACCTCCTATAGCCAGTTCCAATCCTGCTTCTGGTTGTACTTCAACGATAGGAACGATTGCATTATTCAGCCAGCCTGAACCATGTATCTCATCTACTTCTATATGGTCGTAAAAATATTCGCATTTTACCCGTGCATCCGAATATAGGCGTTCTAAACCAGCAACAACTGCACGATTGCGATTTGGGTCAAAAATTTCCGGCATCCCTAAACTTCCAATTCCCTTAAAATAGTGTTTCCGGTTCAAAGCGAAGCAAAAGTACAGGTTATGACCTGCGTAGGGTCGCCAGTCTTCCCAAATGGGGAGTGTTGGTTGCTGTAGACCAAGGGAAGCAAGCATCTGCGTGAACTGCCTAGTGTGTGCCTTCTCTGCTACTCCATGACCACACTCATCCCACATATTACGAACGATTTCAGCTTTCACTGTCTCTGAAAAGTGGAGTTGTGCTAAAGCTAAGGCATCGCAAAAACGATAGTTTAAAGTCGCATCTGAGAGTATAAATATATTGAATTGCTCAATAGAAGCTTGGCTTTTTAAAAAGTTTAATAAGCATTGATCGATATCTGATTCTGTGTGTGCCTGTTCAAGAAACCAATCACGAAGTAATTTTGGGTGTTTTGCTTCAGATGGAGATGGCAATTGTTTTTGAATGCGTGGCAGTTCATAATTAAGCCATGCATTTTCAATTTGATTACGAATTGTTAATAACCAGGGGCTATGTTCGTGTATACAAATTGGTGATAGAGGGTGGCTAATACTTACTTCGTAGATAGCATAAAGAGTTTTATGAATTTCCAAAAGTGCTACAGATTCTTCATCAGTAAATGCTGAATGCAGCATTATTGACAAATCTCGCTGTAAGGTGTTATGGATTGTCTCAGCTTCTGGAAGCATCAGGTGAGCATTAGAAAGAAGATAGACAATTTGTTGTGATAATGTCTGTGCCTTCTCTGGAGATTGAGGAGTTATAAAAGAAGGTTTTAAGTTAACTGCTCGGTCACTTGATGAATTTAATAGCATTTAGGTTAGATAATTTTCTTCAGTTTAATATCAATTAAGGAAGATTTTTCAATAAACTAAATATGTAAAACCTCATTCAGATTATCAAAAAATAGACGAATTTTATATAAGTTTGGGCAAGAATAATGTTTCCAGAATTTCATCTCGCACTTGAATACTAACAAGGCAATCTGTTTGAAGCAGACAGTCTATTAATAGCCTATTGGCATAATAATAATCTTTAAGGCTTTCTTGGTCTTCTTCATTAAAATCTTTAAAACTAACTCCTAACATCTGATCGGCTAATAGTTTTTTACTTGCGACTTCTCTAACTTTATCTGCACCGTGCTTTAATCTCTCTTCATTTTCTTGCATAGTATTATTTATTTCAAAAAAATCACTCATTATCTTCTCTAGTTCTTTTCGATTATCTTGCCGTATTTTTTGGGATTGGATACCATAATTAACAGCAATTTTCATGATTTCATCAGCAGAAGTTGCATTAATTACTTTTACGCTTGTTTCCTCAGCCATGTCGTCATATTTTTTGGCATGAATAATCCCTTCTTCCAAGCTATTAATATCCTTAAGTATACGAGTAAAACAATTACCGCAAGTCAAGTACTTTGTTCGTGGTTCCAACAAAAAACAAAGCTGTCTATCTGGATCGATATCATAATCAATGTCATAATAAAATGCACGAATAGCAGCATAAAATTTCCTTGCTTCCAGATTATCTTTTATCTGAAATGGGTGCAGTAGCGATTGAGACTTTTTATTTACAAGCTTCAGATATTTCTGTAGATTATCTTTACCCTCTAAAATTTGATCGGCTTTCTCCTTCATCAATCTAAAAAAGTTGCTAGCATCTAGTAATATCTCTGCTACTAGGAGAAAAATCTCCCTCCATTTGGAGTTTGTTAGATGTTTAACTAGCTTTTGTAATTCCTCTTGATCTTTTTGTAGTTTTTGATTAATTATTAATTTCTTATCAACTTGATTATTTAGAAAATTATCATCAGTTTTAAAGTCTTCATTATGATGTAATTCTTCATCTAAGGTTTGTGGAATTAAACTAACAATTCTTTTGGCAACAAAATACTCATGGAAAGTAAGATGAGAAAATGAATAAATTCCTTTAGCTCGCTCAATTATAACTCCATGTTGAGCTTCCATAGCTTTCAAAAGCTCTTCAATATCTCCCTGTGAAATACTTGAATCACTATCAGGACTTGATATTTTTTCGATATATTTTTTCAGAATGATCTTGACTTCTAATGATGTGAAAAAATACTTCTCTTTTTCAAAAGTACTGTAAGCAATTTGACGGAGTAAATCTTTTTTGCGTGGAAGCGATAATTTTTCATAAATTTGGTCTCGATGAATTCCACGTTTGGCATCCCATTTTTTTAATAAAACATCTAATCCCTCATGGTAACTTTCTGAACGATTATTGGGTAAACTAGCAGATTCTTCAAATACTAAGCATAGAAGAGTTAGTAACAGAGGAGTGACGGCTAATTGATAGACACGATTATTTTTCTTTAGACACTTAATAAACTTGTCTGATTTGACTGATTTATTCTTGAACCAATTGCTAGCGAATTCATTTATTTGTTTATCATCAAAATCAGCTATCTCTACTTCTGTGAATTTATCAAAAGTATACTCCCATGCCGCGATTCGACAAGCAATGACAAAATGATTGTCAAAATATATCCGAGAAAAACTTCTAACTTCTTTTAAAGTATGCTCTTGATATTCGGCGTTAACTTCATCTAATCCATCCAGTAAAATCAGAGCAGAACCCTGCTTAAATAATTCGCTCAGTTCTTCTTCTGTTACGTCACATCCAGAGTACTGCTGCCTAATATATTCAAATAAACTAGGTTGGTCTGGATCTTCAGCAAAATATTTTAGAGGGATAAAAATAGGCACAAGATTAGGTTGAAAAATACCCTGATTGCACTGAATTGCTAGATATCTTAAAAAGGTAGTTTTACCAGCCCCCGGCTTTCCTAGTACAATTAATTTTTTATATTTTTCAACTGCTTTTACGCCAAGAACTCGCTTTTCTACAACTTTACCCAATCCAAATCTGTCAAAATCTTCATATCCACATTCTTTAAGTAATTCATCAATTGTTTTACGTCGGAGTGCTGTTAGCTTCTCCAAAATATTCACATCGGTATAGATTTGACTCAACTCAATCGGTTGCGTCATATCTAATATACGCATCGTTCCGCATAATTCTTGGGTTAGTTCTTTTACCTGAGTCCGCACCTTTTCAACTAAATCTTGAACTGAAGGTGGTAAATATCCATACACAATCTCTTGGTAATCAATTTCTAATGCTTCACAAATGTTGTTAAAGTACTTTTCCCAAATGTTATCGCCGTTAAAAAACTTACTGATAACAGAACGGTTGCAACCCAATTGAGCAGCTAGAGACTCTTGCGTGAATTCTCGCTTGGTAAAAGCCTCATGTGCTTGCTGGAGTCCTTTTGGAGATGCTTTCAAAGAGGGTTTTGCCATTGCTGTTACAGTTCGGGCGATACATTCTAGCAATTATAGCCTAAATAAAACAACATGGTAGTTTATTTAGGAGCTTAAAATCAAAATAAGCAGACAATTGCTCATAATAAGTAAACATACTTGCTAAATAAATAATAGTCGGTTATTATACGTATAAGCAAAAAGGGCGAGTCATAGTCGCTCTGGCAGGAGTAGACCTATGACTCACAATGACTTTATGCAACTCTCACTAAGAGAGTGTCTAGACACTCTGCCCAAGTTTCTTGGGACAGAAAGCCCGTATTATGCATCTCTCAAAAGAGTCGGGAAAGATAACCAAAGAATTACTTTTCCGAATAGACACTCAATCACCTGTCCTTATGAGGAGCTAATTGATGTAGCTAAGGAGTATGGTCTTACCCCATCACCTTTAGGCATGACCACTTTGTTGTCGCAGCAACCTCCTAATAGCCCGATTGATTTTTTTCGTTCCAGGGTTATTGTTGTGGGGATAATCAGTGGGTTCGGGATTGTTAGAGTGGAATTCCCCGACTCTAGGTCATTTATTGGCAAAGTGGAAATATTTTATAGAGGGCAGCGAATAAAGGCTAATTAATAGTTTTTGAGTGGTGAAGGAAAAATAAATCCTGTCTT
This Nostoc sp. KVJ3 DNA region includes the following protein-coding sequences:
- a CDS encoding iron-containing redox enzyme family protein; amino-acid sequence: MLLNSSSDRAVNLKPSFITPQSPEKAQTLSQQIVYLLSNAHLMLPEAETIHNTLQRDLSIMLHSAFTDEESVALLEIHKTLYAIYEVSISHPLSPICIHEHSPWLLTIRNQIENAWLNYELPRIQKQLPSPSEAKHPKLLRDWFLEQAHTESDIDQCLLNFLKSQASIEQFNIFILSDATLNYRFCDALALAQLHFSETVKAEIVRNMWDECGHGVAEKAHTRQFTQMLASLGLQQPTLPIWEDWRPYAGHNLYFCFALNRKHYFKGIGSLGMPEIFDPNRNRAVVAGLERLYSDARVKCEYFYDHIEVDEIHGSGWLNNAIVPIVEVQPEAGLELAIGGALRMEAMRRYNQYLAVRLGV
- a CDS encoding NACHT domain-containing protein → MAKPSLKASPKGLQQAHEAFTKREFTQESLAAQLGCNRSVISKFFNGDNIWEKYFNNICEALEIDYQEIVYGYLPPSVQDLVEKVRTQVKELTQELCGTMRILDMTQPIELSQIYTDVNILEKLTALRRKTIDELLKECGYEDFDRFGLGKVVEKRVLGVKAVEKYKKLIVLGKPGAGKTTFLRYLAIQCNQGIFQPNLVPIFIPLKYFAEDPDQPSLFEYIRQQYSGCDVTEEELSELFKQGSALILLDGLDEVNAEYQEHTLKEVRSFSRIYFDNHFVIACRIAAWEYTFDKFTEVEIADFDDKQINEFASNWFKNKSVKSDKFIKCLKKNNRVYQLAVTPLLLTLLCLVFEESASLPNNRSESYHEGLDVLLKKWDAKRGIHRDQIYEKLSLPRKKDLLRQIAYSTFEKEKYFFTSLEVKIILKKYIEKISSPDSDSSISQGDIEELLKAMEAQHGVIIERAKGIYSFSHLTFHEYFVAKRIVSLIPQTLDEELHHNEDFKTDDNFLNNQVDKKLIINQKLQKDQEELQKLVKHLTNSKWREIFLLVAEILLDASNFFRLMKEKADQILEGKDNLQKYLKLVNKKSQSLLHPFQIKDNLEARKFYAAIRAFYYDIDYDIDPDRQLCFLLEPRTKYLTCGNCFTRILKDINSLEEGIIHAKKYDDMAEETSVKVINATSADEIMKIAVNYGIQSQKIRQDNRKELEKIMSDFFEINNTMQENEERLKHGADKVREVASKKLLADQMLGVSFKDFNEEDQESLKDYYYANRLLIDCLLQTDCLVSIQVRDEILETLFLPKLI